A stretch of Castanea sativa cultivar Marrone di Chiusa Pesio chromosome 2, ASM4071231v1 DNA encodes these proteins:
- the LOC142624331 gene encoding uncharacterized protein LOC142624331 codes for MQLLLLLLLLLHLHLHLHTTHSAHIPEYKALLSAKSLLDDPQSALSSWNATTNHCTWSGVTCSDTTHRHVTSLDLSGLNLSGTLSPDLAHLRFLANLTVSSNQLSGPIPPQLSSLSALRYLNLSNNIFNGTFPTQLASLKNLQVLDLYNNNMTGELPLTVVEMPNLRHLHLGGNYFTGRIPTQYGQWQFIEYLAVSGNELVGTIPAEIGNLTTLRELYLGYFNAYEGGIPAEIGNLSELVRIDAANCGLTGEIPPEIGKLQKLDTLFLQVNALSGSLTVELGNLASLKSMDLSNNILTGEIPPSFAQLKNMTLLNLFRNKLHGAIPDFIGDLPALEVLQLWENNFTGSIPQGLGKNGRLKTLDLSSNKLTGSLPPDLCSGNNLETLIALGNFLFGPIPESLGKCQSLSRIRMGDNFFNGSIPKGLLDLPALTQVELQDNYLLGEFPETNSMSVNLGQISLSNNMLSGSLPSSIGNFSSVQKLLLDGNKFSGPIPPQIGRLQQLSKIDFSHNKFSGPIAPEISQCKLLTFVDLSRNDLSGQIPNEITGMRILNYLNLSKNHLIGSIPASIATMQSLTSVDFSYNNLSGLVPGTGQFSYFNYTSFLGNPDLCGPYLGACKDGVANGTHRAHEKGPLSASLKLLLVIGLLICSIAFAVAAIIKARSLKKASESRAWKLTAFQRLDFTVDDVLDSLKEDNIIGKGGAGIVYKGSMPNTEQVAVKRLPAMSRGSSHDHGFNAEIQTLGRIRHRHIVRLLGFCSNHETNLLVYEYMPNGSLGEVLHGKKGGHLHWDTRYKIAIEAAKGLCYLHHDCSPLIVHRDVKSNNILLDSNFEAHVADFGLAKFLQDSGTSECMSAIAGSYGYIAPEYAYTLKVDEKSDVYSFGVVLLELITGRKPVGEFGDGVDIVQWVRKITDSKKEGVLKILDPRLPSVPLHEVMHVFYVAMLCVEEQAVERPTMREVVQILTEVPKPPNSKQGDSSVTTESSPTSAIVDSPTTTTTKDSKDAQPQSPPPDLLSI; via the exons atgcagctcCTCCTCttgctcctcctcctcctccacctgCACCTCCACCTCCACACAACGCACTCAGCCCACATCCCAGAATACAAAGCACTTCTCTCAGCAAAGTCCCTCCTAGACGACCCACAATCCGCCCTTTCATCATGGAACGCCACCACGAACCACTGCACGTGGAGTGGCGTCACGTGCAGCGACACCACTCACCGTCACGTGACCTCTCTTGACCTCTCTGGTCTCAACCTCTCCGGCACTCTCTCCCCTGACCTCGCTCACCTCCGCTTCCTTGCGAACCTCACCGTCTCCTCGAACCAACTCTCCGGCCCCATTCCTCCGCAGCTCTCTTCTCTCTCGGCTCTCCGCTACCTCAACCTCTCCAACAACATTTTCAACGGCACTTTCCCAACCCAACTCGCTTCTCTCAAGAATCTCCAAGTCCTCGATCTCTACAACAACAACATGACCGGTGAGTTGCCTCTCACTGTCGTTGAAATGCCTAATCTCCGCCATTTACATCTCGGCGGTAACTATTTCACCGGCCGGATCCCGACCCAGTATGGACAATGGCAGTTTATTGAGTATTTGGCAGTTTCCGGCAACGAACTAGTCGGCACTATACCTGCCGAGATCGGAAACTTGACGACCCTGCGCGAGCTTTACCTTGGATACTTCAATGCCTACGAGGGAGGCATTCCCGCCGAGATCGGAAACTTGTCGGAGCTTGTTCGTATCGACGCCGCTAACTGTGGGTTAACCGGCGAGATACCACCGGAGATTGGGAAGCTACAGAAGCTGGACACTCTGTTTTTGCAAGTGAATGCGCTTTCGGGGTCTTTGACGGTGGAGCTTGGGAATTTGGCGAGCTTGAAATCCATGGACCTGTCGAACAACATACTCACGGGTGAAATTCCACCCTCGTTTGCTCAGCTGAAGAACATGACGCTGTTGAACTTGTTTCGCAACAAGCTTCACGGTGCTATTCCGGACTTTATCGGAGACTTGCCGGCGCTCGAGGTTTTACAGTTGTGGGAGAACAACTTTACTGGTAGCATTCCTCAGGGTTTGGGAAAGAATGGAAGGCTTAAAACTCTAGATCTTTCTTCCAACAAGCTTACCGGGAGTCTGCCTCCTGATTTGTGTTCAGGAAATAATCTTGAGACCCTGATTGCTCTGGGAAACTTCTTGTTTGGGCCGATTCCGGAATCGCTAGGAAAATGCCAGTCACTGAGTCGGATCCGTATGGGTGATAACTTTTTCAACGGCTCAATACCAAAAGGCCTTCTTGACTTGCCAGCGCTGACACAAGTAGAACTGCAAGATAACTATCTACTGGGGGAGTTTCCTGAGACCAATTCCATGTCTGTTAATCTCGGACAGATTAGTCTCTCCAACAATATGCTTTCGGGGTCGTTGCCTTCGAGTATTGGCAACTTCTCCAGTGTACAGAAGCTACTTCTTGATGGAAACAAGTTTTCGGGTCCAATCCCACCTCAGATTGGAAGGCTACAGCAACTTTCCAAGATAGACTTTAGCCACAACAAGTTCTCAGGTCCCATTGCACCTGAAATCAGCCAATGCAAGCTTCTAACCTTTGTTGATCTCAGCCGAAATGATCTTTCGGGTCAGATTCCCAACGAGATTACTGGTATGAGGATTCTGAATTACCTCAACCTTTCGAAAAATCATCTTATTGGAAGCATTCCTGCTTCAATAGCAACTATGCAAAGCTTGACCTCTGTTGATTTTTCATATAACAATCTCTCTGGTTTGGTTCCTGGCACTGGCCAATTCAGCTATTTTAACTACACGTCGTTTTTGGGGAACCCAGATCTGTGCGGTCCTTATCTAGGGGCTTGCAAAGATGGGGTTGCCAATGGAACTCACCGAGCTCATGAGAAAGGCCCACTCTCTGCTTCTCTGAAGCTGTTGCTTGTCATTGGATTGCTCATTTGCTCCATTGCGTTTGCAGTGGCAGCAATCATCAAAGCCAGGTCTTTGAAGAAGGCCAGTGAGTCTCGTGCCTGGAAATTAACCGCgttccaacggttggatttcaCGGTTGATGATGTATTGGATTCGTTGAAGGAGGATAACATTATAGGCAAAGGTGGTGCTGGAATTGTGTATAAGGGTTCCATGCCAAATACTGAACAGGTTGCCGTGAAAAGGCTTCCGGCAATGAGCAGGGGATCTTCCCATGACCATGGATTCAACGCGGAGATTCAGACTTTGGGGAGGATTAGGCACCGACACATTGTGAGACTATTGGGATTCTGTTCAAACCATGAGACTAATCTTTTGGTTTATGAGTACATGCCTAATGGGAGCTTAGGTGAGGTACTTCATGGCAAGAAGGGAGGTCATTTGCACTGGGATACTAGGTACAAGATTGCGATAGAGGCTGCTAAGGGCCTTTGCTATTTGCATCACGATTGTTCCCCATTGATCGTTCATCGCGATGTGAAATCAAACAACATTCTGCTTGATTCCAATTTTGAAGCTCATGTTGCTGATTTTGGCCTTGCCAAGTTTTTACAAGATTCGGGCACTTCAGAGTGTATGTCTGCGATTGCTGGCTCCTACGGATACATAGCACCAG AGTATGCCTACACGCTTAAGGTCGATGAAAAGAGCGATGTGTACAGCTTTGGTGTAGTTCTGTTAGAGCTAATTACTGGTAGAAAACCAGTTGGGGAATTTGGGGATGGTGTGGACATAGTTCAATGGGTCCGAAAAATCACAGACTCGAAAAAGGAAGGAGTTCTCAAAATCCTTGATCCAAGACTCCCCTCAGTTCCCCTCCATGAAGTGATGCACGTATTCTACGTTGCAATGTTGTGTGTTGAAGAACAGGCCGTGGAGCGCCCAACAATGCGAGAAGTGGTTCAAATTCTAACAGAGGTTCCAAAACCACCAAACTCAAAACAAGGAGACTCATCAGTCACAACAGAGTCATCCCCAACTTCAGCCATTGTAGACtctccaacaacaacaacaaccaaagaCTCGAAAGACGCACAACCTCAATCACCACCACCTGATCTTCTAAGCATTTGA
- the LOC142625670 gene encoding malate dehydrogenase, glyoxysomal-like: protein MESISSDVKQRLARISAHLNPSSNLQMEENWVLRGENCRAKGGSPGFKVAILGASGGIGQPLAMLMKMNPLVSVLHLYDVANTPGVTADISHMDTSAVVRGFLGPQQLENALVGMDLIIIPAGVPRKPGMTRDDLFNINAGIVKTLCEGITKFCPNAIVNLISNPVNSTVPIAAEVFKRAGTFDPKRLLGVTMLDVVRANTFVAEVLGRDPKEVDVPVVGGHAGVTILPLLSQVKPPCSFTAKEIDQLTDRIQNGGTEVVEAKAGAGSATLSMAYAAVKFADACLRGLRGDSGIVECAFVASQVTELPFFASKVRLGRTGAEEVFSLGPLNEYERAGLEKAKKELAASIEKGVSFVRK from the exons ATGGAGTCCATTTCTTCAGATGTGAAACAACGCCTTGCAAGAATCTCAGCTCATCTCAACCCTTCTTCTAATCTCCAG ATGGAGGAGAATTGGGTATTGAGAGGCGAGAATTGCCGCGCGAAAGGCGGGTCACCCGGATTCAAAGTGGCAATTCTGGGTGCTTCAGGTGGCATTGGGCAACCACTAGCCATGTTGATGAAGATGAATCCACTGGTTTCAGTTCTTCATCTGTATGATGTTGCCAACACTCCTGGTGTTACTGCTGATATCAGTCACATGGACACCTCTGCCGTT GTGCGTGGGTTTTTGGGGCCGCAGCAGCTGGAGAATGCCCTTGTGGGGATGGACCTCATAATCATTCCTGCTGGTGTTCCCCGTAAACCGGGAATGACAAGGGATGATCTGTTCAACATCAATGCCGGAATTGTTAAGACACTTTGTGAAGGAATTACCAAGTTCTGTCCAAATGCTATTGTCAACTTGATCAGTAATCCTGTTAACTCCACAGTTCCAATTGCTGCAGAAGTTTTCAAGAGAGCAGGCACCTTTGATCCAAAGCGACTTTTGGGTGTAACAATGCTTGATGTTGTTAGAGCTAATACTTTTGTG GCAGAAGTTTTAGGTCGCGATCCCAAAGAAGTTGACGTTCCAGTGGTTGGCGGTCACGCAGGGGTTACAATTTTACCTCTTCTATCCCAG GTTAAACCTCCCTGCTCTTTCACTGCAAAAGAAATTGATCAACTGACAGATCGCATTCAAAACGGTGGAACAGAAGTTGTTGAG GCAAAAGCTGGAGCTGGTTCTGCAACACTATCAATG gcATATGCTGCTGTTAAATTTGCAGATGCATGCCTTAGGGGCTTGAGAGGAGATTCTGGCATTGTTGAATGTGCATTTGTGGCTTCTCAG GTGACCGAACTTCCTTTCTTTGCATCCAAGGTACGGCTTGGCCGTACAGGTGCTGAGGAAGTATTTTCTCTGGGACCTCTGAATGAGTATGAGAG GGCTGGCTTGGAGAAGGCAAAGAAAGAATTGGCGGCAAGCATTGAGAAGGGAGTCTCATTTGTCAGAAAATGA